TACCGCAGGCAAAACCCAATGTCTGATATTCATGTTCCCTCCTTGATTCGTTTGCGACCAGGCGAGGCAAACCTGCCTGCTGAACTAATCAGATTAATCCAACGGGCATTGGTTCGAATCTGCGGGTAATCCATGGGAAATATCGCCAGGTCAGCACCATCACCCGCTTGATCCTACAAGAGAGTTGCGAAACAGCGCGCACTGAAATACTGTATGCACGTACAGCAAATCAGGAATTCTATTGTGGCAAAACAATCTTCAGCAACTCCGGCGACTCCCAGCTCCTACGAACGCCTTGGTGTTCGGGTGCAGAAAATAATCAATTCGCCTACCGCCCAAAAAGCCAAGGCCGCCCTGGTGTTTCGTCTGCCGGATGAAGTCGAGGACGAGTGGAATCAGATGCTCGAAGAAATCGCCGAGAACGACAACGTGACCTTCGCCTGGCGGGACGACGGCGGCGTGCAGATATTCTGGACCGTGCCGAAGGAAGACTGACGGCATGAGGGTTCGACTGTTTACTCTGCTGTGTACCACCCTGCTTCTCACTGCTCCCGTCAACACTTACGCCGATGCGCCCCACACGTTCAGCCAGGCCAAGAAGATCGCCTGGGGGCTTTATGCGCCCCAGTCGACCGAGTTCTATTGCGGCTGCAAATACAGCGGCAACACAGTGGATATTGCCGGCTGCGGTTACGTCCCGCGCAAGAACGCCACGCGCGCCAAGCGCATCGAGTGGGAACACATTGTCCCGGCGTGGCAGATCGGGCACTTGCGTCAATGCTGGCAAAATGGCGGACGCAAGAACTGCACGAAAAACGATGATATCTACC
This genomic window from Pseudomonas sp. G.S.17 contains:
- a CDS encoding DUF1654 domain-containing protein — translated: MAKQSSATPATPSSYERLGVRVQKIINSPTAQKAKAALVFRLPDEVEDEWNQMLEEIAENDNVTFAWRDDGGVQIFWTVPKED